A single genomic interval of Leptospira montravelensis harbors:
- a CDS encoding DUF1569 domain-containing protein, protein MKRKEFIKRSALLYTVLQLPLLSESKPEEEKVSSENTKVSPWLEAEDLSEFRTLLVGLQSDTKGIQLAGNWRPGKVFAHCAQSIEYSMKGYPDMKSALFRGSVGKIAFSIFAFKNKMNHGLEEPIPGGEDISNETELKTGIKRLIQAIDDFSKAKESSLRPHFAYGDLTKEEYEVAHSLHIKNHMERVLL, encoded by the coding sequence ATGAAACGAAAAGAATTTATCAAACGTTCTGCATTACTTTATACAGTTCTTCAACTTCCACTGCTAAGTGAATCCAAACCAGAGGAAGAGAAAGTTTCTTCGGAGAACACAAAGGTATCACCTTGGTTAGAAGCGGAAGATCTTTCCGAATTCCGTACTTTGCTTGTTGGATTACAATCCGATACAAAAGGAATTCAATTGGCAGGCAACTGGCGTCCAGGGAAAGTTTTTGCCCACTGTGCACAAAGTATTGAGTATTCCATGAAAGGTTATCCTGATATGAAATCGGCACTATTCCGAGGTTCTGTTGGCAAAATTGCATTTTCGATTTTTGCTTTTAAAAACAAAATGAACCACGGATTAGAAGAACCCATTCCAGGCGGAGAGGATATTTCCAATGAAACCGAACTAAAGACCGGAATCAAAAGATTGATCCAAGCCATAGATGATTTTTCTAAAGCCAAAGAATCTTCCCTTAGACCTCATTTTGCTTATGGTGACCTTACAAAAGAAGAATATGAAGTGGCTCATAGCCTCCATATCAAAAATCATATGGAACGAGTGTTACTCTAA
- a CDS encoding TerC family protein gives MEILSDPTVWLALFTLTALEIVLGIDNIIFISILSSRLPKTKQKSARQVGLLLAMLTRILLLFSLSFIMKLTTPIFTILNHSISGRDIILILGGLFLIAKSTTEIHHKLEGDPELGEESGKKVSFTKVIIQIMILDIIFSLDSVITAVGMTDQLGVMIAAVILSVGFMLLSSGKISDFVDSHPTIKILALSFLILIGVALLGEGLELHIPKGYIYFAMCFSVIVEFLNMKLRSKPEKNKF, from the coding sequence ATAGAAATTCTTTCTGATCCCACAGTGTGGCTTGCTCTCTTTACCTTAACTGCTTTGGAAATTGTTCTGGGCATTGATAACATTATTTTTATTTCCATCCTTTCTTCGCGGTTACCAAAAACAAAACAAAAGTCAGCTAGGCAAGTGGGACTTTTACTGGCTATGTTAACCCGGATTCTATTGTTATTTTCCCTTTCTTTCATTATGAAACTCACAACACCCATTTTTACCATTTTAAACCATTCTATCAGCGGTCGTGATATCATTTTGATTTTAGGAGGACTCTTTCTCATTGCCAAGTCAACTACGGAAATCCATCATAAACTAGAAGGTGATCCAGAGTTAGGTGAAGAGTCAGGAAAAAAAGTTTCTTTTACCAAAGTCATAATACAAATCATGATTTTGGATATTATTTTCTCTTTGGATTCAGTCATCACGGCAGTCGGGATGACTGACCAGTTAGGTGTGATGATTGCTGCAGTAATCTTATCTGTGGGGTTTATGTTGTTATCTAGTGGGAAAATTTCTGATTTCGTAGACAGTCACCCCACAATCAAAATCCTTGCTCTTAGTTTTTTAATATTGATTGGGGTTGCTCTTCTCGGAGAAGGACTAGAACTTCACATTCCAAAAGGTTATATTTACTTTGCTATGTGTTTTTCTGTGATTGTGGAGTTCCTAAATATGAAGCTCCGTTCCAAACCAGAAAAAAATAAATTTTAA